From Sporolactobacillus pectinivorans:
CAAGAAAGGGACAGGCTGCAGGAAGAAAAGAAATTCAGACGGACGGACTTACCGGAGCCGTAGCGGAATTGCTGAGCCAATTGTAATACCGGCATTTTTTGGAGAAGGGAAGCCGCGCTGCATCCCTTTTTTTTTTCATCTGGCCGTCCCTTATCTTTTTTTAGTAGAATGATAGTGAAAGGAGATGCCGACAGATGGCGGAATCACAGACAAAATCATCTAAATGGTCCATTCTGCTGCAGCAGATTGAGGCTCCGGATGAATGGATCTCAAAATTTTTTCAGAACGGTGAAATTGAAAAATTAACTGTGTTTCGTACGGAACGGCGCTGGCATTTTGATTTTCTGGTCGACCATGTCCTGCCGCTGCAGGTTTATGAATGGCTGGAAAACAGCCTGAACAAACACTTTCAAGCCGTGGTATCCAGCCTGAATTTTTCTATCCAAACCCGGTCAGATGAAGGTTCGGCTGAAAAAATTAAAGAGTACTGGCCATCCGTCCGAAGCAGGCTCTCTGATACATTTCCCGCGATGAAAACTTGCTTATCAGAGCAAAATCCGGAAGCTGAAGGTAAGCAACTCATCCTATCCGCTACGAATGAAACGGAAGCGGGGCTGATGAAGCGCAAGCTCCCCCATCCTCTGAATGAACAATTGCGGAGCCTTGGCTTTCCTCCCTTCTCGCTTGAAGTCAAAATTGATCAGGATAGCAAATCAAAAGCGTATGATTCATTCGTCCGTCAGAAAGAACAGGAAGATCATCAGAAAGTGCTGCAGGCGATGATGGAGCGCGAAAAAAATAAGGAAGAATCTGAGAACGCGCCAAGCGGCCCTTTTAAAGTTGGCTATGATATCCATGATGATCCGGTGCCAATCGAAACGATACAGGATGAAGAGCGCCGCGTCACCATTCAGGGTTACGTTTTTGACAGTGAAACACGCGAGCTGAGAAGCGGGCGCACCTTGCTTCTGTTCAAGATGACAGATTATACGGATTCACTGATGGTCAAGGTTTTCTCACGGGATAAAGAGGACGCGGCTAAGTTCCAGAACCTCAACAAGGGTATGTGGGTCAAAGTCCGCGGGGGCGTGCAAAATGACAGCTTTGTGCGTGACTTGGTGATGATTGCGAATGACGTTGAAGAAATCCAGCCCGTTAAAAAAGAGGACCATGCTCCTGATGGCGAGAAGCGTGTGGAATTGCACGCGCATACAGTCATGAGCCAAATGGATGCAGTGGTTACGGCAACCGCGCTTGTCAAAAGGGCGAAAGAGTGGGGGCACCGGGCAATAGCGATTACCGATCATGGTGTGGCCCAGTCTTTCCCGGAAGCCTATTCAGCAGGGCAGAAATTCGGTGTTAAAGTGCTGTATGGTGTTGAGGCCAATATGATTGATGACGGCATCCCGATTGCCTATAATCTGGATCACCGGCTGCTTTCGGAAGATACATATGTTGTGTTTGACGTGGAAACAACCGGGCTTTCTGCAGTTTATGATACCATCATCGAACTGGCGGCAGTTAGAATAAAGAACGGTGAAGTGATTGAAAAATTCGATCGCTTTGCGAATCCGCACCATCCGCTCCCGAAAAAGATCATCGAGCTGACAAGCATTACCGATGAAATGCTGGCGGATGCCCCGGACGCAGATGAGGTCATCACAGCATTCAGAGACTTTGCCGGTGACGCCATCCTTGTTGCCCATAATGCAACATTTGACATGGGGTTCCTGAATACCGGCTATAAAAAAATGGGGTTTGAGAGGGCATTAAATCCGGTGATCGATACACTGGAACTCGGGCGCTTTCTGTATCCCGAGTTTAAAAATCACAAACTTGATACCCTTTGCAAGGCTTTTAATATTGAGCTGACGCATCATCACCGGGCTATTTATGATACGGAGGCGACAGGGTATCTAGCATGGAAGATGCTGAAAGATGCGGCTGAAAAGGGCATGCAATATCATGATCAGCTGAATGATAATCTAGGCAAAGGTAACATGGACCGTATTCGTCCTTCACATATTATTTTACTGGTGAAAAATCATATAGGTCTGAAAAACCTGTATAAATTAGTTTCACTTGCCCATGTTAAATATTTTTACCGTGTGCCGAGAATTCCCCGTTCAATTCTGAACAAGTATCGTGAAGGGCTGATCGTCGGATCGGGTTGCGATAAAGGGGAATTATTCGAGACGATGATGGAGAAATCCTCTGAGCAGGCCGAAAAAGTCGCCGAATTCTATGACTATATTGAAATCCAGCCGCCGTCGAATTATATGCATCTTGTTGAAAAAGGAATTGTGCGCGATGAACTGGCCCTTAAAGATGTCATGACAAAACTGGTTCGTCTGGGCGAGAAGTTGGATAAACCGGTTGTTGCGACGGGCGATGTCCACTATCTGGATGAACATGACCGGATTTACCGGAAGATCCTGATTTCGTCGCAGGCTGGCAATCCACTCAACCGCCAGACACAGCCCAATGTCCATTTCAGGACAACGGATGAGATGCTGAAGTGCATGAACTTTTTGGGTGAGGAAAAAGCGAAGGAAGTTGTTGTGACGAATCCCAACGCCATCGCTGATTCCATTGAAGCTGTGCTTCCTGTTAAAGATAAGCTCTACACGCCAACCATTGACGGAGCGGAAGATGAAGTCAAAGAGAAAACGTATGCGCGGGCGCATCTGCTTTACGGAGACAAGCTGCCTGATATTATGGAAAAAAGGCTGGCGAAGGAATTAAAAAGCATTATTGGCAATGGATTTTCTGTTATTTATCTGATCGCGCATAAACTGGTCAAAAAATCGCTGTCTGACGGTTATTTGGTCGGATCGCGAGGATCCGTAGGTTCTTCGCTTGTCGCGACGATGCTGGAAATTACGGAAGTCAATCCGCTGCCTCCGCATTATCTTTGCCCGAAATGTCATCATGTGGAGTTTTTTACAGACGGGTCGGTTGCCTGCGGGTTTGATCTGCCCGATAAAAACTGCCCGGAATGCGGCACAGTGATGAAAAAAGACGGACATGACATCCCCTTTGAAACTTTTCTTGG
This genomic window contains:
- a CDS encoding PolC-type DNA polymerase III, which produces MAESQTKSSKWSILLQQIEAPDEWISKFFQNGEIEKLTVFRTERRWHFDFLVDHVLPLQVYEWLENSLNKHFQAVVSSLNFSIQTRSDEGSAEKIKEYWPSVRSRLSDTFPAMKTCLSEQNPEAEGKQLILSATNETEAGLMKRKLPHPLNEQLRSLGFPPFSLEVKIDQDSKSKAYDSFVRQKEQEDHQKVLQAMMEREKNKEESENAPSGPFKVGYDIHDDPVPIETIQDEERRVTIQGYVFDSETRELRSGRTLLLFKMTDYTDSLMVKVFSRDKEDAAKFQNLNKGMWVKVRGGVQNDSFVRDLVMIANDVEEIQPVKKEDHAPDGEKRVELHAHTVMSQMDAVVTATALVKRAKEWGHRAIAITDHGVAQSFPEAYSAGQKFGVKVLYGVEANMIDDGIPIAYNLDHRLLSEDTYVVFDVETTGLSAVYDTIIELAAVRIKNGEVIEKFDRFANPHHPLPKKIIELTSITDEMLADAPDADEVITAFRDFAGDAILVAHNATFDMGFLNTGYKKMGFERALNPVIDTLELGRFLYPEFKNHKLDTLCKAFNIELTHHHRAIYDTEATGYLAWKMLKDAAEKGMQYHDQLNDNLGKGNMDRIRPSHIILLVKNHIGLKNLYKLVSLAHVKYFYRVPRIPRSILNKYREGLIVGSGCDKGELFETMMEKSSEQAEKVAEFYDYIEIQPPSNYMHLVEKGIVRDELALKDVMTKLVRLGEKLDKPVVATGDVHYLDEHDRIYRKILISSQAGNPLNRQTQPNVHFRTTDEMLKCMNFLGEEKAKEVVVTNPNAIADSIEAVLPVKDKLYTPTIDGAEDEVKEKTYARAHLLYGDKLPDIMEKRLAKELKSIIGNGFSVIYLIAHKLVKKSLSDGYLVGSRGSVGSSLVATMLEITEVNPLPPHYLCPKCHHVEFFTDGSVACGFDLPDKNCPECGTVMKKDGHDIPFETFLGFKGDKVPDIDLNFSGDYQPVAHNYTKVLFGEDKVYRAGTIGTIADKTAYGYVKGYEEDTGSHFRGAERDRLAAGCTGAKRTTGQHPGGIVVVPRDMEIYDFTPIQYPADDKTAEWRTTHFDFHSIHDNILKLDILGHDDPTVIRMLQDLSGIDPKTIPVDDKEVMKIFSTTESLGVKPEQIRSKTGALGIPEFGTRFVRQMLEDTKPTTFAELVQISGLSHGTDVWLGNAQILIDDGTCVLKDVISCRDDIMIDLMHQGLEPSHAFKIMESVRKGKGLNDDWIAEMKENNVPDWYMQSCLKIKYMFPKAHATAYVLMAFRIAYFKVHYPILFYATYFSVRADDFDVDVMKQGSGRIKEKMDEIDQKGNDALPKEKSLLTVLEVALEMCERGFSFQSVDLYRSDATRFLVDGQSLIPPFDAIPGIGTNAAKAIAQTRDEGEFLSKEDLQKRAKISKTVLEYLDGQGCLEGMPDANQLSLF